The Acidobacteriota bacterium genomic interval GACCCATCCAGAGCTTCAGGGTGAGCTCGTCCCCGGGCTCCAAGCGCTGCGGCGGATCGCCCTCATAGGCCATCGGGATGAATCCTGGGGTGACCGCCGCCAGGTTCGCCGGCCGGCGATGGAACTCGACGACGGTGGCGAGCCCGGCATCGACCCGAAAGCGGTGCTGGAACTTCACGCCGGTGGCTCCATCTCCCCCTTCAGCAGGTCTCGCAGGGCCGATTCGAGATCGCCAAACTGGAACTCGAAGCCGAGCCCTTCGAGGGCGCGCGGAAAAGCCTTCTGCCCTCCGAGCAGGAGCCGCGCCATCTCGCCGAAGACGGCGCGCAAGGCAAAGGCCGGCGCCGGCACCAGATTGGGCCGGCGCAGCACTCGCGCCAGCGTGGCGCCGAGCTCGGCGTTGGTCACCGGCGAGGGTGCCGTGAGGTTGAAAGGGCCGCTCGCCGTCGGGTGCTCGATCAGGAAGCGAATAGCGGCGACCTCGTCGGCCAGGTGAATCCAGGGAACGTACTGCCGACCGCTCCCCACCGGACCTCCGAAGCCGAGCTTGTAGGGCAGCGCCATCTTGGGAAGGGCACCGCCGTCGCGCGCCAGCACGATGCCGGTGCGCAGGATCGCCCGCCGCACTCCAAGATCCTCGGCGGCGGCGGTGGTGGCCTCCCACTCGACCGAAAGATCGGCCAGAAAGTCGTCCCCCGGCGGTGAGGTTTCGTCGATCTCGACCTCGCCGCTGTCACCGTAGAACCCCACGGCGCTCGACTGCAGCAAAAAGGACGGCTTGGTCTCCACCGCCTCGACGGCCGCCATCACCGCCCGGCTCGACTCGATGCGGCTGTCCCGCAGGCGGCGCTTCTTGGCGGCGGTCCAGCGACCGTCGGCGACGTTCTCACCGGCGAGGTGGACGATGCCGTCGGCGCCGTCGACTTCTTCCTTCCAGCCATCGGCACTGCGCCCGTCCCAACCGACGGCGCGAGCGCCGGCGGGCAGCCCTCGCACCCGCTCCGGGCGCCGCGACAGGATCACCACCTGCCAGCCGCGAGCCGTCAGATCCGCCGTCAGGGCACGCCCGATCAAGCCCGAGCCGCCGGTCACGATCAGTTTCTTGGCATCTGCCATCGATCCCTCCGTCACACCGCTGCCTGCAGCTCTTCCTCGAGGCGCTGCCGCCGCTCGAGATCGGCGTAGTGTCCGCCCTGCTCGACCAACTCGTCATGGCGCCCGCGCTCGACGATGCGGCCCTCGTCGAGGACCAGGATCAGATCGGCGCCGCGCACCGTCGACACCCGATGGGATACCAGAAAGACGGTGCGCCCTTCGAACACCCGCTCGAGATTCTCGAGGATCATCTCCTCGGTTTGGGTGTCCACCGCCGACAAGGAGTCGTCGAGCAGCAAGATGCTGGGATCGCGCAGCAGCGCGCGAGCCAGGGAGACGCGCTGTTTCTGCCCTCCGGAGAGGGTAATGCCGCGCTCTCCGACCAGCGTCTCGAGGCCCTTAGGAAAGCCATCGAGATCCTCCCCCAGGCCGGCCAGACGAGCCGCCTCGACAATCTCGTCGCGGCTTGCATCGGGACGGCCGAGGGCGATGTTCTCGGCCACCGTGGTGGAGAAAAGGAAGCTCTCCTGCGGCACCACCCCGAGGGCGCCGCGGAGCTCGGCGAGGCCGAGGCCCCGAACGTCGATGCCGTCCACGAAGACGCTGCCCTCGGGGGGTTCGGCGAGGCGCGGAAGCAGGCCGAGGAGGGTGCTCTTGCCGGAGCCGGTGCGCCCCACCAGAGCGACCGTCGAACCGGCGGGGGCGCGGAAGGAGATGTCGGACAACACCTCCTTGCCGGCCTCGAAGGCGAAGGACAGGTTGCGGAACTCGACCGCTCCGGAAAGCTCGGCCGGGCGTTCCACCGACGCGCCATCGGCCACCGCCGGCGCGGTTTCGAGCACCTCACGCATGCGCCGCAGGGAGGCGGCACCGCGCTGCGCCAGGTTGATCACCCAGCCGATCGCGATCATCGGCCAGATCATCTTGCCGAGGAAGAGGTTGAAGGTGACGAACTGGCCCACCGTGATACCGCCGTCGCGAGCCAGGCTGCCGCCGTAGAAGAGCACCATCACGAAGCCAATGCCGATCAGCGCCTGCAGCGTCGGGTGGAAGGCAGCGCTCCAGCGGATCAGGCGACGGTTGCGCTCGACGTAGTCGTCGTTGTCCACCCGGAAGGACTCGATCTGCGGGCCTTCTTGAACGTAGGCGCGCACCACCCGGGCCCCGGCGAGATTCTCCTGCACCCGCGTCGAGAGGGTCGAAAAGGACTCCTGGACGCGCTCGAAGAGGACGTGGATGCGGCTACCGAAGACGTGCGTTGCCCAAGCCACCAGCGGCATCGTGGCGAGAGACAGGAGGGTCAACCGGCCATGGATCTGAGACATGAAGAAGAGCGCGCCGCTGGCCGTGAAAATGGTGTTGGCGCTGTACATCACGGCCGGCCCGCACAGCATGCGCACGGCCTGCAGATCGTTGGTCCCGCGTGCCATCAAGTCGCCGGTGGCATGACGCTGGAAGAAAGCGGCGTCGAGGCTCTCGAGATGTCCGAAGTAGCGATTGCGCAGGTCGCGCTCGATGTCCCGGCTCATGGTCACCAAGACCATGCGCTGGACGAACATGAACAGCCCCTGGCCGAGGGCGATGAGCACCAGCAACGCGCCCTGGAGGTAGAGCCCGCGCAGGGGATCTTCGGCCTGCAGGCCGTCGACCGCCCGGCCGACCACCAGCGGCGCCATCAGGCCGACGAGAGCCGAGCCGGCCACCGTCGCCAGGCCGCCGAAGAACTTCAGGCGGTAGCGACGAAACAGCGGCAGGAGATAGGAGAGCTGCTCGAGCAAAGGGTGCGGCCTCCAGGCTCGATCCACCGACCATCGGCGCGTCGAGCCACCTCAGAATAGCAGCCCGAGAAGCCCTCGGCGCTCGATTTTCGGGGCCCGCTCCGTCAGGGCTCCACGACCGGCGCTTGCCAAGGAGCCGCCAGCACCGCCGCCTCCCCCGCGGGATGCAGCCGCGGGCGATCACCGAAGCCACGATAAATACCCTCGAGGCGCAAAATCGGACGCCCTTCGCGCTCGTACTTGGCCTCGTAGTTGGTGCGCGGCCCTTCCGGCCAGGGTTGATCC includes:
- a CDS encoding TIGR01777 family oxidoreductase, with product MADAKKLIVTGGSGLIGRALTADLTARGWQVVILSRRPERVRGLPAGARAVGWDGRSADGWKEEVDGADGIVHLAGENVADGRWTAAKKRRLRDSRIESSRAVMAAVEAVETKPSFLLQSSAVGFYGDSGEVEIDETSPPGDDFLADLSVEWEATTAAAEDLGVRRAILRTGIVLARDGGALPKMALPYKLGFGGPVGSGRQYVPWIHLADEVAAIRFLIEHPTASGPFNLTAPSPVTNAELGATLARVLRRPNLVPAPAFALRAVFGEMARLLLGGQKAFPRALEGLGFEFQFGDLESALRDLLKGEMEPPA
- a CDS encoding ABC transporter ATP-binding protein; the encoded protein is MLEQLSYLLPLFRRYRLKFFGGLATVAGSALVGLMAPLVVGRAVDGLQAEDPLRGLYLQGALLVLIALGQGLFMFVQRMVLVTMSRDIERDLRNRYFGHLESLDAAFFQRHATGDLMARGTNDLQAVRMLCGPAVMYSANTIFTASGALFFMSQIHGRLTLLSLATMPLVAWATHVFGSRIHVLFERVQESFSTLSTRVQENLAGARVVRAYVQEGPQIESFRVDNDDYVERNRRLIRWSAAFHPTLQALIGIGFVMVLFYGGSLARDGGITVGQFVTFNLFLGKMIWPMIAIGWVINLAQRGAASLRRMREVLETAPAVADGASVERPAELSGAVEFRNLSFAFEAGKEVLSDISFRAPAGSTVALVGRTGSGKSTLLGLLPRLAEPPEGSVFVDGIDVRGLGLAELRGALGVVPQESFLFSTTVAENIALGRPDASRDEIVEAARLAGLGEDLDGFPKGLETLVGERGITLSGGQKQRVSLARALLRDPSILLLDDSLSAVDTQTEEMILENLERVFEGRTVFLVSHRVSTVRGADLILVLDEGRIVERGRHDELVEQGGHYADLERRQRLEEELQAAV